The sequence TCCAGCGTCCCCAACTGGAACGGGCCGTAGGACAGGCGGATCAGCCGATTGACGATCAGGCCCAGGGCCTCCAGCACCTTGCGGACCTCACGGTTCTTGCCCTCGGTCAGGGTGACGGTGATCCAGAGGTTGGCGGCGGTCCCGCCTTCCTTGGCCTTGTCCAGCCGCGCCTCGATCGGGCCGTAGTGCACGCCCTCGACCGTGATGCCGTTCAGCAGCGTGTCCAGCTTGGCCTGGGTGGTGTGGCCGCGCGCCCGGGCGCGATAGCGGCGCACCAGGCCGTTGGTCGGCATCTCCAGCGCCCGCGCCAGGGCCCCGTCATTGGTCAGCAGCAACAGGCCCTCGGAATTCAGGTCCAGCCGCCCGACCGAAATCACCCGCGGCAGGCCTTCGGGCAGGTGCTCGAACACCGTCGGCCGGCCCTTGGGGTCCTTGTGCGTTGTCACCAGGCCCGTGGGCTTGTGATAGCGCCACACCCGCGTCGGTTCGGCCTCGCCCACCGGCGCCCCGTCGACGGTCAGCAGATCGTCCGGACCCACCTTGATCGCCGGCGTGGTCAGGACCTCGCCGTTCAGCGCCACCCGCCCCTCGGCGATCAGTTTTTCCACGTCGCGGCGCGAGGCGACGCCGGCCCGGGCCAGCACCTTGGCCACGCGCTCGCCAACAGGGTCTTGACCGGCGTCCGCACCGGCGATTGGGTCAAAGGCATGATCGACCATGATTTGGCCACCATGCGCATCGCCCTCGACTTGGCGCAAGCCGCTGCCGCGGCCGGAGAGGCGCCGATCGGCGCGGTGGTGGTCGACACCACGACCGGCGAGGTGATCGCCGCCGCCCACAATGCGCCGATCTCGCTCTCGGACCCCACCGCCCACGCCGAGATCCTGGCCATGCGCGAAGCGGCGAAGAAGCGCGGCAACTATCGCCTGACCGGCCTGACCCTGGTGGTGACGCTTGAGCCCTGCCCCATGTGCGCCGGCGCCATCAGCCACGCCAGGATCGGCCGCCTGGTTTTCGGCGCCGAAGACCCCAAGGGCGGCGGGGTGTTGCACGGCGCCAAGGTCTTCGACCACCCCACCTGCCACTGGAAGCCTGATATCACCGGCGGGGTGCTGGCCGAGGAGAGCGCGGCCCTGCTGAGGGGGTTTTTCCAGGCGCGGCGAGGGAAGGGTGCGGAGGCCGCCAAATAGCGGACCGCCCAGCCTCGCCATGCGTGGGCAGGCGGACTAGGCTGGCGAAAACGGTCCGGAAACAGGGCCGAGACGGGAGGCTGGCCATGGCGGAACTTCTGCGGCGCACCCTAGTGCAGGCGGCGTTGGGGCTTGGCGCGGGCGCAGGCGCAGGCGCAGCGAACGCCCAGACCGTCACCTTGCCCTTCGGCAATGGCGAGCGGCCCCTGGTCTCCTATCCGCAGAAACGGCCCCTCATCCGCCTGACCACGCGGCCGCCGCAGTTGGAGACGCCCTTCGCCGTCTATGACGAGGGCGTTCTGACCCCCAACGACGCCTTCTTCGTCCGCTATCACCTGGCCGGCGCCCCGCCCACGGATCTCGACCCCGACACCTTCCGACTTTTGGTCCAGGGGCTCGTCGACAACCAGCTCGCCCTGTCGCTCAAAGAGCTGAAGGCCATGCCGGCGGTCGAGATCGTGGCGGTCAACCAATGCTCGGGCAACGGCCGCGGATTCTTCGAGCCCCGGGTCGGCGGAGGGCAGGCAGGCAACGGCCTGATGGGCAATGCGCGCTGGCGCGGGGTCCCGCTCAAGGGGGTGCTGGAAAAGGCGGGCGTGAAGGCCGGCGCCGTGCAGGTTCGCTTCGACGGCATGGACGGCCCGGTCCTGCCCGAAACCCCCGACTTCGCCAAGGCGCTGGATCTGGCCCACGCCCTGGACGGCGAGGTGATGCTGGCCTGGGGCATGAACGGCGCCGACCTGCCGATCCTCAACGGCTATCCGCTGCGGCTGGTCGTGCCGGGCTATTACGGGACCTATTGGGTCAAGCACGTGAACGAGATCACGGTGCTGGACAAGCCGCTCGACAATTTCTGGATGTCGACCGCCTACCGCGTCCCCGACAACGACTGCGCCTGCGTCACCCCCGGGACCGCGCCGGCCAAGACCCGGCCAATCGGCCGCTTCAAGGTCCGCAGCTTCATCACCAATCTGGCCGACGGCGCCAAGGTGGCGGCCGGCCGCCAGACCCTGCTGCGCGGCATGGCCTTCGACGGCGGCTCGGGCATAGCCGAGGTGGCGGTCTCGGCCGACGGCGGGGCCAGCTGGACGCCGGCCAGGCTCGGCCCGGACCTCGGCCGCTACGCCTTCCGCCCCTGGTCGGCCCAGGTGCGCCTCACCGCCGGCCGCCACGCCCTGAAGGTCAAGGCGACAAGCCATGCCGGCGAGACCCAGCCGGCGGAGCAGCCCTGGAATCCCTCCGGCTACCTGCGCAACCTGATCGAAACCGTGACCGTGGAGGCGGCCTGATGCGCGCTCGCCTGATCCTGGCCGCCAATCTACTAGCTTGCTTCGCGGCCCTGGCCGCCGGCGCCGTGGCCGCGCCGGTCAGCTATGATCCGCCGGCCGAGACGGCGACGCTGCCGCCCGGGCCGAACCTGGAGACGGCCCAGGCCAACTGCTCAGCCTGCCACTCGGCCGACTACATCACCACCCAGCCCAGGAGCTTCAAGGACCCGCACGCCTTCTGGGCCGCCGAGGTGGCCAAGATGCGCAAGGCCTACGGCGCCCAGATCAAGGACGAGGACGCGCCCAAGATCGTCGACTATCTGACGGCGACGATGGGGAAATAGCGGACGCTCAAAGCTCCCGCCCAAGGTACTTCTCGACCTGGCGCTTCTCCCAGGCGCCGTCGAGGAACGGAACGGCGCCGAAGACCGAAAACCCGTGCGCCGCGACGCCCAGACCCCAGCCTAGGGCGGGCCAGACGAACCACCAGTAGTGGGGCGAGCTGTACAGATTGAAGCCCGCCAGCAGGGGGATCACGATCAGGTACTGCATCAGGTGCATGTAGAACCCCTTCAACTTGCGCACGTGCGCCAGGGCCAAGGCCTCGTCCGGGCGGATTTTCGAAAGTTGCGGCTCGTCCACGGCGGTCTCCTTCAGGCTTTCGAGGTCAGTGTCGAAAACCGCCGCAAGGGCCTTCAGCGACTCCAGGCTGCCGGGCTGGCCGCGTTCGAGCCGCTGGATGGTGCGCACGCTGAGGCCGGAAACCTCGGCCAGCTGCTCCTGGGACCAGCCCCGCTGCAGCCTCATCTTCTGGATCAGCATGTTCACGTTCCTTGCCGCGATCGGCCCGACCCTTAAGGCCCGCCGTCATTGGGCGACCACGTCAGCGCCCCGTCAATCGCCCGCCAGCGGCCTGACAGCCGCCCGACAGGAGCCTGTCAGGCCTCCACCATCGCCCGCGCCACCGCCTCGGCGACCTTGATGCCGTCCACCGCGGCCGAGAGGATGCCCCCGGCATAGCCCGCCCCCTCGCCGGCCGGGAACAGCCCGCGCACGTTCAGGCTCTGCAGGTCCGCGCCGCGGGTGATGCGGACGGGCGAGGAGGTGCGGGTCTCCACCCCGGTCAAGAGCGCCTCGGGATCGTCGTAGCGCGGGATCTTGCGGCCGAACACGGGTAGGGCCTCGCGCATGGCCTCGATGACATAGTCCGGCATGACCGCCGCCAGGTCGGTCGGCCGCACCCCGGGGCGATAGCTGGGGACCACCTCGCCCAGCGCGGTCGAGGCCCGCCCGGCCAGGAAGTCGCCGACGAGCTGCCCAGGCGCGAAATAGTCCTTACCGCCCGCGACGAACGCCCGGCTCTCCAGCTCCCGCTGCAGCGCCACGCCAGCCAGCGGATGCTCGCTCGGATAGTCCGCCGGGGTGATGCCGACGACGAAGCCGGCGTTGGCGTTACGCTCGTTGCGCGAATACTGGCTCATGCCGTTGGTGACCACGCGCCCCGGCTCCGAGGCCGCCGCCACCACCGTCCCGCCCGGGCACATGCAGAAGCTGTAGGCCGTGCGGCCATTGGCGCAGTGATGCGACAACGAATAGGCCGCGGCGCCGAGGTCTGGATGCCCGGCGCACGGCCCGAACAGCGCCTTGTCGATCCAGGACTGCGGATGCTCGATGCGAAAGCCGATCGAGAACGGCTTGGCCTCGATGTGGACGCCGCGGTCGTGCAGCATTTCGAAGGTGTCGCGCGACGAATGCCCGACGGCCAGCACCACCTGCTCCGCCTCCAGGAACTCGCCAGTGTGAAGGTGCAGGCCGCGCACGCGACCCCGGTCCAGCTCCACGTCGCTCACCCGGGTCTGGAAGCGATACTCCCCGCCCAGCCCCTCGATCTTGGCTCGCAGGCGCTCGACCATGGTCACCAGGCGAAAGGTGCCGATGTGCGGGTGGGCCTCGGTCAGGATCTCGGCCGGCGCCCCGGCCTGGACGAACTCGGTCAGCACCTTGCGGCCCAGGAAGCGCGGGTCCTTGATCTGGCTGTAGAGCTTGCCGTCGGAAAAGGTGCCGGCGCCGCCCTCGCCGAACTGGACGTTGGATTCCGGGTTCAGTTCGCTGCGTCGCCAAAGGCCCCAGGTGTCCTTGGTCCGCTCGCGCACCACCTTGCCGCGGTCGAGGATGATCGGGCGAAAGCCCATCTCGGCCAGGATCAGCCCGGCGAACAGGCCGCACGGCCCGGCCCCGATCACCACCGGCCGCAGCCCCTGGCCGCGCGGCGCCCTGGCGACCGGGCGGTATGTGGTGTCCGGCGTCGGCCGCACATGCGGATCGCCCGCCAGCCGATCCAGCACCGCCGCCTCGCCCGCGACCTCGGCGTCGACGATATAGACCTTCAGGATCGCCGACTTCCTGCGCGCATCGTGCGCCCGCTTCCACACCGACCACTGGATCAGATCGCCCGCCGGCACGCCCAGCCGCGCGGCGATCGCCGCCGGCAGCGCCTCGGGCGGGTAGTCCAGGGGGAGCTTGAGTTCGGATATGCGCAGCATGGGGGCTATGTAGCGGGGATGGGGCGGAATTTGCTATGCTCACCCAAACAGGGGAGGGCGCGCGATGGGCGAACCGATCGTATGCGACATGCGCGAGACCCGCGCGCTGAACGTGGTGGGCGAGCAGCTTCGCGTGCTCGCTCCCGGGGCCAAGACCGGAAGCTACGAAATCTTTCATCAGGCCGGACCAGAGGGCAGCGGCCCGCCGCCGCACAGCCATGACTGGGACGAGGCCTTCTACGTCATCGCCGGCGAGATCGCCTTCGGTGTCGGCGAGCGAACGCTGACCGCGCGACCCGGCATGCTGGTGCATCTGCCGGCCGGAACCACGCACTGGTTCCGCTTCGGTCCCGGCGGCGGCGAGATGGTCAGCGTCACCAGCCGCGAAGGCGCCGCGCAGTTCTTCGAGGCCATCGACCGCGAAATCGCGCCGGACGCCCCGGACCTCGGCAAGCTAGTCCAGGTCGCCGAGGCCCATGGGTTGAAGGTAGGGGCGCCCTGACGATCTGCATTAGATGAGCTGAAGGGGACCTACCCCACCACCTTATAGAAAAACGTCGCGTCGCACGGCCGGCCGTCCGGATAGAGCGCGAACCCCGGAACGATCCCGAACGCCGTCCAGCCGCAGCGGCGGTAGAGGAGATCGCCCGGATCGCCGGTCACGGTGTCGAGCGTCAGAAGGGTGCGCCCGACCCGCACCGCCTCGGCCTCGGCGGCGGCCAGGAGGGCGGCGCCGGCGCCCAGGCGACGGGCTCTGGAATGCACCAGCATCTTTGAAATATCGGCCCGGTGCGGCTGATTGGGGATCTGGCAGGGGACCAGTTGCACCGTGCCCAGGATTCCCGCCGCGTCCTCCGCTACAAACAGTGTCCGCCC is a genomic window of Phenylobacterium montanum containing:
- a CDS encoding pseudouridine synthase gives rise to the protein MAKVLARAGVASRRDVEKLIAEGRVALNGEVLTTPAIKVGPDDLLTVDGAPVGEAEPTRVWRYHKPTGLVTTHKDPKGRPTVFEHLPEGLPRVISVGRLDLNSEGLLLLTNDGALARALEMPTNGLVRRYRARARGHTTQAKLDTLLNGITVEGVHYGPIEARLDKAKEGGTAANLWITVTLTEGKNREVRKVLEALGLIVNRLIRLSYGPFQLGTLEAGEVEEVGPRVIREQLAAHIDPASLPSADRRIAPPARAAVAERPAAGDGQRRGGGQAKARPAPERPAKAKTEYKPGWAKPKKRPSRGPVKTVRGSPEGRPSATKPSPGSPKAGARPQGKPGAPRRGPPKGAGPRPRG
- the tadA gene encoding tRNA adenosine(34) deaminase TadA translates to MRIALDLAQAAAAAGEAPIGAVVVDTTTGEVIAAAHNAPISLSDPTAHAEILAMREAAKKRGNYRLTGLTLVVTLEPCPMCAGAISHARIGRLVFGAEDPKGGGVLHGAKVFDHPTCHWKPDITGGVLAEESAALLRGFFQARRGKGAEAAK
- the sorA gene encoding SorA family sulfite dehydrogenase catalytic subunit; translation: MAELLRRTLVQAALGLGAGAGAGAANAQTVTLPFGNGERPLVSYPQKRPLIRLTTRPPQLETPFAVYDEGVLTPNDAFFVRYHLAGAPPTDLDPDTFRLLVQGLVDNQLALSLKELKAMPAVEIVAVNQCSGNGRGFFEPRVGGGQAGNGLMGNARWRGVPLKGVLEKAGVKAGAVQVRFDGMDGPVLPETPDFAKALDLAHALDGEVMLAWGMNGADLPILNGYPLRLVVPGYYGTYWVKHVNEITVLDKPLDNFWMSTAYRVPDNDCACVTPGTAPAKTRPIGRFKVRSFITNLADGAKVAAGRQTLLRGMAFDGGSGIAEVAVSADGGASWTPARLGPDLGRYAFRPWSAQVRLTAGRHALKVKATSHAGETQPAEQPWNPSGYLRNLIETVTVEAA
- the sorB gene encoding SorB family sulfite dehydrogenase c-type cytochrome subunit, which translates into the protein MRARLILAANLLACFAALAAGAVAAPVSYDPPAETATLPPGPNLETAQANCSACHSADYITTQPRSFKDPHAFWAAEVAKMRKAYGAQIKDEDAPKIVDYLTATMGK
- a CDS encoding 2TM domain-containing protein; translated protein: MLIQKMRLQRGWSQEQLAEVSGLSVRTIQRLERGQPGSLESLKALAAVFDTDLESLKETAVDEPQLSKIRPDEALALAHVRKLKGFYMHLMQYLIVIPLLAGFNLYSSPHYWWFVWPALGWGLGVAAHGFSVFGAVPFLDGAWEKRQVEKYLGREL
- a CDS encoding NAD(P)/FAD-dependent oxidoreductase, translated to MLRISELKLPLDYPPEALPAAIAARLGVPAGDLIQWSVWKRAHDARRKSAILKVYIVDAEVAGEAAVLDRLAGDPHVRPTPDTTYRPVARAPRGQGLRPVVIGAGPCGLFAGLILAEMGFRPIILDRGKVVRERTKDTWGLWRRSELNPESNVQFGEGGAGTFSDGKLYSQIKDPRFLGRKVLTEFVQAGAPAEILTEAHPHIGTFRLVTMVERLRAKIEGLGGEYRFQTRVSDVELDRGRVRGLHLHTGEFLEAEQVVLAVGHSSRDTFEMLHDRGVHIEAKPFSIGFRIEHPQSWIDKALFGPCAGHPDLGAAAYSLSHHCANGRTAYSFCMCPGGTVVAAASEPGRVVTNGMSQYSRNERNANAGFVVGITPADYPSEHPLAGVALQRELESRAFVAGGKDYFAPGQLVGDFLAGRASTALGEVVPSYRPGVRPTDLAAVMPDYVIEAMREALPVFGRKIPRYDDPEALLTGVETRTSSPVRITRGADLQSLNVRGLFPAGEGAGYAGGILSAAVDGIKVAEAVARAMVEA
- a CDS encoding cupin domain-containing protein, with product MGEPIVCDMRETRALNVVGEQLRVLAPGAKTGSYEIFHQAGPEGSGPPPHSHDWDEAFYVIAGEIAFGVGERTLTARPGMLVHLPAGTTHWFRFGPGGGEMVSVTSREGAAQFFEAIDREIAPDAPDLGKLVQVAEAHGLKVGAP
- a CDS encoding GNAT family N-acetyltransferase → MSGLIIRALLPDEIEASAEALAAVLVDCVEGGASISFMADFGMDDAVAFFRDVAAKARGDGRTLFVAEDAAGILGTVQLVPCQIPNQPHRADISKMLVHSRARRLGAGAALLAAAEAEAVRVGRTLLTLDTVTGDPGDLLYRRCGWTAFGIVPGFALYPDGRPCDATFFYKVVG